In a genomic window of Helianthus annuus cultivar XRQ/B chromosome 10, HanXRQr2.0-SUNRISE, whole genome shotgun sequence:
- the LOC110886647 gene encoding ATPase 8, plasma membrane-type: protein MSDNSLEEVKSNQIDLEKIPIEDVFTILNCTRDGLNDEEATKRLDIFGHNKLEEKQESKLLKFLGFMWNPLSWVMEFAAIMAIVLANGGGRPPDWPDFVGIVVLLLINSTISFIEENNAGNAASALMASLAPKAKILRNGKWSEQDAGILVPGDVISVKLGDIIPADARLLEGDTLKIDQSALTGESVPVNKNPGEPVYSGSTCKQGEIEAVVIATGVRTFFGKAAHLVNSTDSAGHFQQVLTSIGNFCICSIAIGMVIEIVVIWVIQGRGYRDGIDNLLILLIGGIPIAMPTVLSVTMAIGSHHLAKQGAITKRMTAIEEMAGMDILCSDKTGTLTLNKLTVDKSLIEVFVKDCDRDMVVMYGARASRIENQDAIDACIVNMLADPKEARAGIKEVHFLPFNPVDKRTAITYIDNKGDWYRSSKGAPEQIIELCNLTGDTLKRAEEIIDGFANRGLRSLGVARQTVPEKTKESEGSPWEFVGLLPLFDPPRHDSAETIRRALELGVKVKMITGDQLAIGKETGRRLGMGTDMYPSSSLLSESNDANNSSIDDLIEKADGFAGVFPEHKYEIVKRLQQRNHICGMTGDGVNDAPALKRADIGIAVDDSTDAARSASDIILTQPGLNVIVAAILTSRAIFQRMKNYTIYAVSITIRIVMGFMLIVVIWRFDFSPFMILVIAILNDSTIMMISTDRVKPSPLPDSWKLNEIFATGIVLGTYLSLVTVLFFWLSSRTDFFPRLFGVRSIVGNDDEVTAALYLQVSIISQALIFVTRSQSWSFLERPSTLLMLAFVLAQILATLLAVYADWDFAEMQGIGWRWAGVIWMFSIVTYIPLDILKFIIHAALNGNNSR from the exons ATGTCTGATAATTCCTTGGAAGAAGTTAAAAGTAACCAAATTGATCTCGAAAAAATCCCTATAGAAGATGTCTTCACGATCCTAAATTGTACGCGAGATGGCTTGAACGACGAGGAAGCCACTAAGAGGCTCGACATCTTCGGTCACAATAAGCTTGAGGAGAAACAG GAAAGTAAATTGCTGAAGTTTCTAGGATTCATGTGGAATCCTCTTTCATGGGTCATGGAATTTGCAGCCATTATGGCCATTGTATTAGCCAACGGTGGCGGGAGGCCACCGGACTGGCCGGATTTCGTGGGCATAGTCGTGCTTCTTCTCATCAACTCAACCATTAGTTTCATCGAAGAAAACAATGCCGGCAATGCCGCCAGTGCCCTGATGGCAAGCCTAGCCCCGAAAGCCAAGATTTTAAGAAACGGAAAATGGAGCGAGCAAGATGCCGGCATATTGGTTCCTGGAGATGTTATTAGTGTCAAGTTAGGAGATATTATCCCAGCTGACGCTCGTCTCCTTGAAGGCGATACGTTGAAAATTGACCAGTCTGCGCTTACTGGCGAGTCGGTCCCAGTAAACAAGAACCCGGGTGAGCCGGTTTACTCTGGCTCGACGTGCAAGCAAGGCGAGATTGAAGCTGTGGTGATAGCCACGGGCGTCCGAACCTTCTTTGGGAAGGCTGCACACCTTGTGAACAGCACGGATTCAGCGGGTCATTTCCAACAGGTGTTGACATCCATTGGTAACTTTTGCATATGCTCAATTGCGATTGGAATGGTGATCGAGATTGTGGTGATATGGGTGATTCAAGGAAGAGGGTATAGAGACGGTATCGATAATTTGTTGATCCTTTTGATCGGAGGTATCCCGATCGCCATGCCTACAGTTTTGTCTGTAACGATGGCGATCGGGTCCCACCACCTTGCAAAACAAGGTGCCATCACGAAAAGGATGACCGCCATTGAAGAAATGGCGGGTATGGATATTCTTTGTAGCGATAAAACCGGTACCCTCACTCTTAACAAGCTAACGGTCGACAAATCGTTGATTGAG GTTTTCGTCAAGGATTGCGATAGGGACATGGTGGTGATGTATGGTGCTCGAGCTTCAAGGATCGAAAACCAAGACGCCATCGATGCTTGCATCGTCAACATGTTGGCTGATCCAAAAGAGGCTCGAGCCGGAATCAAAGAGGTCCACTTCCTACCGTTTAACCCTGTCGACAAACGCACAGCCATCACCTACATTGACAATAAGGGTGACTGGTATCGGTCCAGCAAGGGTGCACCAGAACAA ATCATCGAACTTTGTAATCTCACCGGCGATACACTAAAGAGGGCTGAGGAAATCATTGACGGGTTCGCAAACCGAGGTCTTCGGTCTCTCGGCGTGGCTCGACAAACCGTACCCGAGAAGACAAAGGAGAGCGAGGGCTCACCTTGGGAGTTTGTAGGACTGTTGCCGCTTTTCGATCCACCACGACACGATAGTGCCGAGACTATTAGAAGGGCTTTAGAGCTTGGTGTTAAAGTAAAAATGATCACCGGAGATCAACTCGCCATTGGGAAAGAAACCGGCAGAAGACTTGGTATGGGTACCGACATGTATCCGTCATCTTCGCTTCTCTCGGAAAGCAATGATGCTAACAACTCTTCGATCGATGACCTCATTGAGAAGGCCGATGGCTTCGCCGGAGTTTTTCCCG AACACaaatacgaaatcgtcaagaggTTACAACAGAGGAATCACATATGCGGTATGACGGGAGATGGTGTGAACGATGCACCAGCACTCAAGCGAGCAGACATCGGTATAGCAGTGGATGACTCCACAGACGCTGCCAGGAGTGCGTCCGACATTATCTTGACCCAGCCGGGGCTTAACGTGATAGTCGCAGCTATACTAACAAGCCGAGCCATCTTCCAAAGAATGAAAAACTACACAATATACGCAGTCTCCATCACCATCCGAATTGTGATGGGGTTCATGCTCATTGTTGTCATATGGAGGTTTGACTTCTCGCCTTTCATGATTCTCGTCATCGCTATTCTTAACGATAGCACCATCATGATGATCTCCACTGACCGGGTTAAACCGTCACCACTTCCCGACTCATGGAAGCTCAATGAGATTTTCGCCACTGGTATCGTCCTCGGGACTTATCTATCACTCGTTACTGTTTTGTTCTTTTGGCTATCCTCCAGAACCGACTTCTTCCCC AGGCTTTTTGGTGTTCGATCGATTGTTGGAAACGATGATGAGGTGACCGCAGCGCTATACCTTCAAGTGAGCATCATTAGTCAAGCACTCATATTTGTGACGAGATCTCAAAGTTGGTCATTCCTCGAGCGCCCTAGCACCTTGCTCATGCTCGCATTCGTACTAGCTCAGATA TTGGCTACACTTCTAGCAGTATATGCAGACTGGGATTTTGCAGAGATGCAAGGGATCGGATGGCGATGGGCCGGGGTAATCTGGATGTTCAGTATCGTTACCTACATCCCTCTAGATATACTAAAATTCATTATCCATGCGGCATTGAACGGGAACAACTCTAGATAG
- the LOC110886648 gene encoding uncharacterized protein LOC110886648 isoform X1, translating to MLTWQSNFPVTSQTSRIIRFGKTVTPVVAFSSSSHIHQRSLRYAVLGAGFAGLSVAWHLLERSATDLRVCVDVLDEIGIGGGASGVAGGLLHPYSPKVKPLWMAAKCWEETLRLLSIAETQNGALNQNSNVFIARRKGILRPVVSLKNMSVMNDNAQNSLASCRIRSINEDAAQSLVPNISVPLDLAFYMPDAVNIHPQGYLEALYLACETLAKEMSSVGPGEKAINFHKRSIGHLLELEGEYDAVIVCLGARSTFLPELSGKLPLRTCRGIIAHLRLPDNTSEEFLEHSPSILSDAWIAIQNPRNLYAGSTWEWKSRNYSQNVSTEEASKALEELIPKASAVYPNISKWAFNGARAGLRAMPPLTSNGSLPLLGQIDDLIGQTHKSKFWLFSGLGSRGLLYHAWLGKLTAQAVISCDEDVIPLELTSWRPKLIRKS from the exons ATGCTTACGTGGCAGTCCAACTTTCCGGTAACCAGTCAAACATCACGGATTATACGCTTCGGAAAAACCGTAACTCCGGTGGTGGCGTTTTCTTCTTCCTCTCATATTCATCAACGATCCCTCAG ATATGCAGTGCTTGGTGCTGGATTTGCTGGATTGTCAGTAGCATGGCACTTGTTAGAA CGCAGTGCTACCGATTTGCGTGTTTGCGTTGATGTTCTTGATGAGATAGGAATTGGAGGTGGTGCTTCGGGAGTGGCTGGAGGACTACTTCATCCTTATTCTCCTAAAG TTAAACCTCTTTGGATGGCAGCCAAGTGCTGGGAAGAGACTTTAAGGCTTTTAAGTATTGCTGAAACACAAAATGGAGCACTTAATCAGAACTCTAATGTATTTATTGCGCGGAGAAAGGGTATTTTGAGACCAGTAGTCAGCTTGAAAAACATGAGCGTGATGAATGAT aatgctcagaactCTCTTGCCAGTTGCAGAATACGGTCTATTAACGAAGATGCAGCCCAGAGTTTAGTACCTAATATATCTGTACCGTTGGATTTGGCGTTTTATATGCCTGATGCTGTAAACATACACCCCCAAGGCTATCTTGAG GCCCTTTATTTAGCTTGTGAAACTCTGGCAAAAGAAATGTCTAGTGTGGGACCTGGTGAAAAGGCGATAAACTTTCACAAGAGATCTATTGGCCACCTCCTTGAATTAGAGG GTGAGTACGATGCTGTTATTGTATGTTTGGGAGCCAGATCCactttcctcccggagctttcaGGAAAGTTACCGCTGAGGACTTGTAGAGGCATCATTGCCCACTTGCGTCTTCCCGACAATACCAG CGAAGAATTTCTAGAACATAGCCCGTCAATCTTGTCAGACGCCTGGATCGCCATCCAGAATCCTCGAAACCTATACGCGGGTTCCACATGGGAATGGAAGTCTCGCAACTATTCCCAAAATGTGTCAACGGAGGAAGCTTCTAAAGCTTTGGAAGAACTTATACCAAAAGCATCCGCAGTTTATCCAAACATTTCAAAATGGGCTTTCAACGGAGCGCGTGCAGGTCTAAGAGCAATGCCACCACTTACAAGTAACGGATCTCTTCCACTTTTAGGTCAAATAGATGATCTTATTGGTCAAACTCATAAGAGCAAGTTTTGGTTGTTTTCGGGTCTCGGGTCTAGAGGTCTGTTGTACCATGCATGGCTCGGGAAATTGACCGCACAAGCGGTTATTTCTTGCGATGaggatgtaattccgcttgaattgaCCTCTTGGAGACCAAAATTAATCagaaaatcgtaa
- the LOC110886648 gene encoding uncharacterized protein LOC110886648 isoform X2 — MLTWQSNFPVTSQTSRIIRFGKTVTPVVAFSSSSHIHQRSLRYAVLGAGFAGLSVAWHLLERSATDLRVCVDVLDEIGIGGGASGVAGGLLHPYSPKVKPLWMAAKCWEETLRLLSIAETQNGALNQNSNVFIARRKGILRPVVSLKNMSVMNDNSLASCRIRSINEDAAQSLVPNISVPLDLAFYMPDAVNIHPQGYLEALYLACETLAKEMSSVGPGEKAINFHKRSIGHLLELEGEYDAVIVCLGARSTFLPELSGKLPLRTCRGIIAHLRLPDNTSEEFLEHSPSILSDAWIAIQNPRNLYAGSTWEWKSRNYSQNVSTEEASKALEELIPKASAVYPNISKWAFNGARAGLRAMPPLTSNGSLPLLGQIDDLIGQTHKSKFWLFSGLGSRGLLYHAWLGKLTAQAVISCDEDVIPLELTSWRPKLIRKS, encoded by the exons ATGCTTACGTGGCAGTCCAACTTTCCGGTAACCAGTCAAACATCACGGATTATACGCTTCGGAAAAACCGTAACTCCGGTGGTGGCGTTTTCTTCTTCCTCTCATATTCATCAACGATCCCTCAG ATATGCAGTGCTTGGTGCTGGATTTGCTGGATTGTCAGTAGCATGGCACTTGTTAGAA CGCAGTGCTACCGATTTGCGTGTTTGCGTTGATGTTCTTGATGAGATAGGAATTGGAGGTGGTGCTTCGGGAGTGGCTGGAGGACTACTTCATCCTTATTCTCCTAAAG TTAAACCTCTTTGGATGGCAGCCAAGTGCTGGGAAGAGACTTTAAGGCTTTTAAGTATTGCTGAAACACAAAATGGAGCACTTAATCAGAACTCTAATGTATTTATTGCGCGGAGAAAGGGTATTTTGAGACCAGTAGTCAGCTTGAAAAACATGAGCGTGATGAATGAT aactCTCTTGCCAGTTGCAGAATACGGTCTATTAACGAAGATGCAGCCCAGAGTTTAGTACCTAATATATCTGTACCGTTGGATTTGGCGTTTTATATGCCTGATGCTGTAAACATACACCCCCAAGGCTATCTTGAG GCCCTTTATTTAGCTTGTGAAACTCTGGCAAAAGAAATGTCTAGTGTGGGACCTGGTGAAAAGGCGATAAACTTTCACAAGAGATCTATTGGCCACCTCCTTGAATTAGAGG GTGAGTACGATGCTGTTATTGTATGTTTGGGAGCCAGATCCactttcctcccggagctttcaGGAAAGTTACCGCTGAGGACTTGTAGAGGCATCATTGCCCACTTGCGTCTTCCCGACAATACCAG CGAAGAATTTCTAGAACATAGCCCGTCAATCTTGTCAGACGCCTGGATCGCCATCCAGAATCCTCGAAACCTATACGCGGGTTCCACATGGGAATGGAAGTCTCGCAACTATTCCCAAAATGTGTCAACGGAGGAAGCTTCTAAAGCTTTGGAAGAACTTATACCAAAAGCATCCGCAGTTTATCCAAACATTTCAAAATGGGCTTTCAACGGAGCGCGTGCAGGTCTAAGAGCAATGCCACCACTTACAAGTAACGGATCTCTTCCACTTTTAGGTCAAATAGATGATCTTATTGGTCAAACTCATAAGAGCAAGTTTTGGTTGTTTTCGGGTCTCGGGTCTAGAGGTCTGTTGTACCATGCATGGCTCGGGAAATTGACCGCACAAGCGGTTATTTCTTGCGATGaggatgtaattccgcttgaattgaCCTCTTGGAGACCAAAATTAATCagaaaatcgtaa
- the LOC110886648 gene encoding uncharacterized protein LOC110886648 isoform X6, which translates to MAAKCWEETLRLLSIAETQNGALNQNSNVFIARRKGILRPVVSLKNMSVMNDNAQNSLASCRIRSINEDAAQSLVPNISVPLDLAFYMPDAVNIHPQGYLEALYLACETLAKEMSSVGPGEKAINFHKRSIGHLLELEGEYDAVIVCLGARSTFLPELSGKLPLRTCRGIIAHLRLPDNTSEEFLEHSPSILSDAWIAIQNPRNLYAGSTWEWKSRNYSQNVSTEEASKALEELIPKASAVYPNISKWAFNGARAGLRAMPPLTSNGSLPLLGQIDDLIGQTHKSKFWLFSGLGSRGLLYHAWLGKLTAQAVISCDEDVIPLELTSWRPKLIRKS; encoded by the exons ATGGCAGCCAAGTGCTGGGAAGAGACTTTAAGGCTTTTAAGTATTGCTGAAACACAAAATGGAGCACTTAATCAGAACTCTAATGTATTTATTGCGCGGAGAAAGGGTATTTTGAGACCAGTAGTCAGCTTGAAAAACATGAGCGTGATGAATGAT aatgctcagaactCTCTTGCCAGTTGCAGAATACGGTCTATTAACGAAGATGCAGCCCAGAGTTTAGTACCTAATATATCTGTACCGTTGGATTTGGCGTTTTATATGCCTGATGCTGTAAACATACACCCCCAAGGCTATCTTGAG GCCCTTTATTTAGCTTGTGAAACTCTGGCAAAAGAAATGTCTAGTGTGGGACCTGGTGAAAAGGCGATAAACTTTCACAAGAGATCTATTGGCCACCTCCTTGAATTAGAGG GTGAGTACGATGCTGTTATTGTATGTTTGGGAGCCAGATCCactttcctcccggagctttcaGGAAAGTTACCGCTGAGGACTTGTAGAGGCATCATTGCCCACTTGCGTCTTCCCGACAATACCAG CGAAGAATTTCTAGAACATAGCCCGTCAATCTTGTCAGACGCCTGGATCGCCATCCAGAATCCTCGAAACCTATACGCGGGTTCCACATGGGAATGGAAGTCTCGCAACTATTCCCAAAATGTGTCAACGGAGGAAGCTTCTAAAGCTTTGGAAGAACTTATACCAAAAGCATCCGCAGTTTATCCAAACATTTCAAAATGGGCTTTCAACGGAGCGCGTGCAGGTCTAAGAGCAATGCCACCACTTACAAGTAACGGATCTCTTCCACTTTTAGGTCAAATAGATGATCTTATTGGTCAAACTCATAAGAGCAAGTTTTGGTTGTTTTCGGGTCTCGGGTCTAGAGGTCTGTTGTACCATGCATGGCTCGGGAAATTGACCGCACAAGCGGTTATTTCTTGCGATGaggatgtaattccgcttgaattgaCCTCTTGGAGACCAAAATTAATCagaaaatcgtaa
- the LOC110886648 gene encoding uncharacterized protein LOC110886648 isoform X5, translating to MLTWQSNFPVTSQTSRIIRFGKTVTPVVAFSSSSHIHQRSLRYAVLGAGFAGLSVAWHLLERSATDLRVCVDVLDEIGIGGGASGVAGGLLHPYSPKVKPLWMAAKCWEETLRLLSIAETQNGALNQNSNVFIARRKGILRPVVSLKNMSVMNDNSLASCRIRSINEDAAQSLVPNISVPLDLAFYMPDAVNIHPQGYLEALYLACETLAKEMSSVGPGEKAINFHKRSIGHLLELEGEYDAVIVCLGARSTFLPELSGKLPLRTCRGIIAHLRLPDNTSEEFLEHSPSILSDAWIAIQNPRNLYAGSTWEWKSRNYSQNVSTEEASKALEELIPKASAVYPNISKWAFNGARAGLRAMPPLTRW from the exons ATGCTTACGTGGCAGTCCAACTTTCCGGTAACCAGTCAAACATCACGGATTATACGCTTCGGAAAAACCGTAACTCCGGTGGTGGCGTTTTCTTCTTCCTCTCATATTCATCAACGATCCCTCAG ATATGCAGTGCTTGGTGCTGGATTTGCTGGATTGTCAGTAGCATGGCACTTGTTAGAA CGCAGTGCTACCGATTTGCGTGTTTGCGTTGATGTTCTTGATGAGATAGGAATTGGAGGTGGTGCTTCGGGAGTGGCTGGAGGACTACTTCATCCTTATTCTCCTAAAG TTAAACCTCTTTGGATGGCAGCCAAGTGCTGGGAAGAGACTTTAAGGCTTTTAAGTATTGCTGAAACACAAAATGGAGCACTTAATCAGAACTCTAATGTATTTATTGCGCGGAGAAAGGGTATTTTGAGACCAGTAGTCAGCTTGAAAAACATGAGCGTGATGAATGAT aactCTCTTGCCAGTTGCAGAATACGGTCTATTAACGAAGATGCAGCCCAGAGTTTAGTACCTAATATATCTGTACCGTTGGATTTGGCGTTTTATATGCCTGATGCTGTAAACATACACCCCCAAGGCTATCTTGAG GCCCTTTATTTAGCTTGTGAAACTCTGGCAAAAGAAATGTCTAGTGTGGGACCTGGTGAAAAGGCGATAAACTTTCACAAGAGATCTATTGGCCACCTCCTTGAATTAGAGG GTGAGTACGATGCTGTTATTGTATGTTTGGGAGCCAGATCCactttcctcccggagctttcaGGAAAGTTACCGCTGAGGACTTGTAGAGGCATCATTGCCCACTTGCGTCTTCCCGACAATACCAG CGAAGAATTTCTAGAACATAGCCCGTCAATCTTGTCAGACGCCTGGATCGCCATCCAGAATCCTCGAAACCTATACGCGGGTTCCACATGGGAATGGAAGTCTCGCAACTATTCCCAAAATGTGTCAACGGAGGAAGCTTCTAAAGCTTTGGAAGAACTTATACCAAAAGCATCCGCAGTTTATCCAAACATTTCAAAATGGGCTTTCAACGGAGCGCGTGCAGGTCTAAGAGCAATGCCACCACTTACAA
- the LOC110886648 gene encoding uncharacterized protein LOC110886648 isoform X3 has protein sequence MLTWQSNFPVTSQTSRIIRFGKTVTPVVAFSSSSHIHQRSLRYAVLGAGFAGLSVAWHLLERSATDLRVCVDVLDEIGIGGGASGVAGGLLHPYSPKVKPLWMAAKCWEETLRLLSIAETQNGALNQNSNVFIARRKGILRPVVSLKNMSVMNDNAQNSLASCRIRSINEDAAQSLVPNISVPLDLAFYMPDAVNIHPQGYLEALYLACETLAKEMSSVGPGEKAINFHKRSIGHLLELEGEYDAVIVCLGARSTFLPELSGKLPLRTCRGIIAHLRLPDNTSEEFLEHSPSILSDAWIAIQNPRNLYAGSTWEWKSRNYSQNVSTEEASKALEELIPKASAVYPNISKWAFNGARAGLRAMPPLTRW, from the exons ATGCTTACGTGGCAGTCCAACTTTCCGGTAACCAGTCAAACATCACGGATTATACGCTTCGGAAAAACCGTAACTCCGGTGGTGGCGTTTTCTTCTTCCTCTCATATTCATCAACGATCCCTCAG ATATGCAGTGCTTGGTGCTGGATTTGCTGGATTGTCAGTAGCATGGCACTTGTTAGAA CGCAGTGCTACCGATTTGCGTGTTTGCGTTGATGTTCTTGATGAGATAGGAATTGGAGGTGGTGCTTCGGGAGTGGCTGGAGGACTACTTCATCCTTATTCTCCTAAAG TTAAACCTCTTTGGATGGCAGCCAAGTGCTGGGAAGAGACTTTAAGGCTTTTAAGTATTGCTGAAACACAAAATGGAGCACTTAATCAGAACTCTAATGTATTTATTGCGCGGAGAAAGGGTATTTTGAGACCAGTAGTCAGCTTGAAAAACATGAGCGTGATGAATGAT aatgctcagaactCTCTTGCCAGTTGCAGAATACGGTCTATTAACGAAGATGCAGCCCAGAGTTTAGTACCTAATATATCTGTACCGTTGGATTTGGCGTTTTATATGCCTGATGCTGTAAACATACACCCCCAAGGCTATCTTGAG GCCCTTTATTTAGCTTGTGAAACTCTGGCAAAAGAAATGTCTAGTGTGGGACCTGGTGAAAAGGCGATAAACTTTCACAAGAGATCTATTGGCCACCTCCTTGAATTAGAGG GTGAGTACGATGCTGTTATTGTATGTTTGGGAGCCAGATCCactttcctcccggagctttcaGGAAAGTTACCGCTGAGGACTTGTAGAGGCATCATTGCCCACTTGCGTCTTCCCGACAATACCAG CGAAGAATTTCTAGAACATAGCCCGTCAATCTTGTCAGACGCCTGGATCGCCATCCAGAATCCTCGAAACCTATACGCGGGTTCCACATGGGAATGGAAGTCTCGCAACTATTCCCAAAATGTGTCAACGGAGGAAGCTTCTAAAGCTTTGGAAGAACTTATACCAAAAGCATCCGCAGTTTATCCAAACATTTCAAAATGGGCTTTCAACGGAGCGCGTGCAGGTCTAAGAGCAATGCCACCACTTACAA
- the LOC110886646 gene encoding uncharacterized protein LOC110886646 yields MPLYDCMLLLKPHVRKESVMELISRVGKHVYRRNGVLTDLKSFGTVQLGYGIKKLDGRYYQGQMMQMTMMTPPSFNNELHYLNKEDRLLRWILVKHRDVKFGRDFLNEDDGDTRMLRSSMYDVDSEEDEEDSDDHEEE; encoded by the exons ATGCCGCTCTATGATTGTATGCTATTGCTGAAACCTCATGTTAGAAAGGAATCAGTTATGGAGTTGATTTCTAGGGTTGGGAAACATGTCTACCGAAGAAATGGTGTTCTCACTGATCTCAAATCCTTTGGGACTGTTCAGTTGGGTTATGGTATCAAGAAGCTTGATGGTAGATACTATCAG GGTCAAATGATGCAAATGACAATGATGACCCCGCCAAGCTTCAACAATGAGCTTCATTATCTAAACAAAGAAGACCGCCTCTTACGCTGGATTTTGGTCAAACATCGAGACGTCAAGTTTGGTAGAGATTTCTtgaatgaagatgatggtgatacGAGAATGCTTAGAAGCAGTATGTATGATGTTgatagtgaagaagatgaagaagacaGTGATGATCACGAGGAAGAGTAA